In one window of Tumebacillus algifaecis DNA:
- a CDS encoding YheC/YheD family protein encodes MIIMILWKRGDGQMKLAPGSKWSKHLIFLASPELRHDVPETKLYSKATLATMINRHGEVFVKPVYGGGGFRIFRVKRLAGRFEVKMEHQKRVVSSLDSVVAWIDSVRKGSRFLVQQGIALAKWRGRPVDVRTIVQKNEAGRWEVTRLFAKAAGSGLAVTNLVIGGSALTVRAYLMSNGYTSQKAQSAIRRLKAKSVRIAKRFGGRYSNAIYGLDIGLDRQGKFWLIEVNTAPQLSIFKKGTLSRSDQRSLMLWNLHGKVNRAAEVHRGSWRRHK; translated from the coding sequence ATGATAATCATGATCCTGTGGAAACGAGGTGATGGGCAGATGAAATTAGCACCGGGTAGCAAGTGGAGCAAACACCTGATTTTTTTGGCTAGCCCGGAACTGCGACATGATGTGCCGGAGACAAAACTCTATTCGAAAGCAACACTTGCTACGATGATCAATCGGCACGGGGAGGTATTCGTCAAGCCGGTCTACGGAGGCGGCGGATTTCGAATTTTTCGCGTGAAAAGGTTGGCGGGTCGCTTTGAGGTCAAAATGGAGCATCAAAAGCGAGTCGTGAGCAGTTTGGATTCGGTTGTTGCTTGGATTGACAGCGTGCGCAAAGGCAGTCGCTTTTTGGTGCAGCAAGGGATCGCGCTTGCCAAGTGGAGAGGGCGCCCAGTTGACGTGCGCACCATCGTCCAGAAAAATGAAGCGGGCAGATGGGAAGTCACTCGCCTCTTTGCCAAGGCGGCGGGAAGTGGCCTCGCCGTCACGAACTTGGTGATCGGGGGATCGGCCTTGACAGTGCGCGCGTATTTGATGAGCAACGGGTATACGTCTCAAAAGGCGCAGTCTGCGATCCGGCGGTTAAAAGCGAAGTCGGTGCGGATCGCCAAGCGCTTTGGCGGGAGATATTCGAATGCGATCTACGGGCTGGACATCGGGTTGGATCGACAGGGTAAATTTTGGTTGATCGAAGTGAACACCGCACCGCAATTGAGCATTTTTAAAAAAGGGACGTTGAGTCGGTCGGATCAGCGGTCGTTGATGCTATGGAATCTGCATGGCAAGGTCAACCGGGCCGCCGAAGTGCATCGCGGCAGTTGGCGGCGCCACAAGTAA
- a CDS encoding ABC transporter permease, whose translation MRENLTVYLALLRAAVLARLEYRADFLMGILGVFILNAGTLATSWVLLSRFHDLNGWLFWEIVFLYNLWLLGHGIRAIFFRHINMLEQFIVEGTFDQLLTRPANPLVQFLGREVHYLGIGDVLLALSMLTLSYQNLHLEWSWWMFLWFGVIALSSALVEATLTLILACTSFFTTRSRAIVNAASLFSWGVVQQYPLDMFNNVLRGIVTILLPFAFMNYYPSLLFLGKIDQVPFGFLTWYAPLVALLLTLLAIRFWNFSINKYQSTGS comes from the coding sequence ATGCGCGAAAATTTGACCGTGTATCTGGCCTTGTTGCGTGCGGCCGTCCTCGCTCGCCTCGAATACCGCGCCGACTTTCTCATGGGCATCCTCGGCGTGTTTATTCTGAATGCGGGCACGCTGGCCACCTCATGGGTCTTGTTGAGCCGGTTCCATGACCTGAACGGCTGGCTATTTTGGGAAATCGTCTTTTTGTACAACCTGTGGCTGCTCGGCCATGGCATCCGCGCCATTTTTTTCCGCCACATCAACATGCTGGAGCAGTTTATCGTCGAAGGGACATTTGACCAGCTCCTGACCCGTCCCGCCAACCCGCTGGTGCAATTTTTGGGCCGTGAAGTCCATTACTTAGGCATCGGGGACGTGTTGCTCGCCTTATCGATGCTCACACTGAGCTATCAGAACTTACACCTCGAATGGAGTTGGTGGATGTTCCTCTGGTTTGGCGTGATCGCGCTGTCCTCCGCCCTTGTCGAAGCGACTCTGACGTTGATTCTGGCCTGCACGTCGTTCTTCACCACTCGCTCGCGGGCGATCGTGAACGCCGCTTCCCTCTTCTCTTGGGGCGTGGTGCAACAATATCCGCTCGATATGTTCAACAACGTGCTGCGCGGGATCGTCACGATCCTCCTGCCGTTTGCCTTTATGAACTACTACCCCTCGCTCCTGTTCCTCGGCAAAATCGATCAGGTTCCTTTCGGCTTCCTGACTTGGTATGCGCCGCTCGTCGCCTTGTTGCTGACGTTGCTCGCCATACGCTTTTGGAACTTTAGCATCAACAAATACCAAAGTACCGGTTCCTAA
- a CDS encoding ABC transporter ATP-binding protein, which translates to MALIEVRNLRKEFNRLIPKTGFLSGVRNLWNTNYLTHTAVDDITFEVQEGEMLGYIGPNGAGKSTSIKMMTGILVPTAGELSIAGLVPWKQRREHAQNIGVVFGQKTQLWWDIPVIESFKVLKTIYKIPDSRYNKNLNIFRELLELHEFENTPVRQLSLGQRMRADLAAAMLHDPQILFLDEPTIGVDVLAKERLRTFIREINRDRGVTVLLTTHDMTDIEKLCKRMAIIDDGKILYDGSIDHLKSQFGSERTLIVELDDAPYSLDIPGTRVLREEGARVWLSYNRDRLNASDVMMNIAKTHTIRDLTVEEPEIESIVREIYETGMNGRKKEEPHVAVLDV; encoded by the coding sequence GTGGCTTTGATCGAAGTTCGCAATCTGCGAAAAGAATTTAATCGTTTGATCCCGAAAACCGGCTTTCTCTCAGGGGTCCGAAATCTGTGGAATACCAACTATCTGACTCATACCGCCGTTGATGACATCACCTTCGAAGTACAAGAAGGAGAGATGCTCGGCTACATCGGCCCGAACGGCGCGGGCAAATCCACATCAATCAAAATGATGACCGGGATTCTCGTCCCGACTGCAGGAGAACTGAGCATCGCCGGGCTTGTCCCATGGAAACAGCGCCGCGAACACGCCCAGAACATCGGCGTCGTGTTCGGACAAAAAACGCAGCTCTGGTGGGACATTCCGGTGATTGAAAGTTTCAAAGTGCTGAAGACGATCTACAAAATTCCAGACAGTCGCTACAACAAAAATCTCAACATCTTTCGCGAACTGCTGGAGCTCCACGAATTTGAAAACACGCCGGTGCGCCAACTTTCCCTCGGCCAGCGCATGCGCGCCGACTTGGCTGCGGCCATGCTGCACGACCCGCAGATTCTTTTCTTGGACGAGCCGACCATCGGCGTCGATGTGCTGGCGAAAGAGCGACTGCGCACCTTTATCCGTGAGATTAACCGCGACCGCGGTGTGACCGTGTTGCTCACCACCCATGACATGACCGACATCGAAAAGCTATGCAAACGCATGGCGATCATCGACGACGGCAAGATTCTCTATGACGGCTCGATCGACCATTTGAAATCGCAATTTGGCAGCGAACGCACCTTGATCGTCGAGTTGGACGACGCCCCCTACTCGCTTGACATCCCTGGCACGCGCGTGTTGCGTGAAGAAGGAGCTCGTGTGTGGCTGTCTTACAACCGCGATCGACTGAACGCATCGGACGTGATGATGAACATTGCGAAAACGCACACGATCCGCGACCTGACCGTCGAGGAGCCGGAGATCGAGTCGATCGTCCGCGAAATCTACGAGACCGGGATGAACGGGCGGAAGAAGGAGGAGCCGCATGTCGCTGTTCTGGACGTTTAG
- a CDS encoding ABC transporter permease, whose translation MSLFWTFSRQLFFQQSAYRLNFWMEMLGLFLQLYVVATLWRVLFTQTPESFGSMSLNQMITYAVLGMLIGSVLSIDEGVHTYIQTQVRMGMITSDLMKPVDFMLHMMARNFGLMVTRVCFFLLPPLVAAYFLFDLMLPSFVQALAFVLALLQAWVILFFCNFLFGLISFKTLDLLGFMFTYFALVRFASGQIIPLWMYPDVLQPLLYALPFQAIFYTPLGIFSGVFTADQIWQNLLIQTAWILGLLLCSRLIWSRIHRHLVVQGG comes from the coding sequence ATGTCGCTGTTCTGGACGTTTAGCCGACAGCTCTTCTTCCAGCAATCGGCATACCGCCTCAACTTCTGGATGGAGATGCTCGGCCTGTTTTTGCAGTTGTATGTCGTCGCCACACTCTGGCGCGTCCTGTTTACTCAGACGCCCGAATCGTTCGGGTCGATGAGTTTAAATCAGATGATCACATATGCGGTGCTCGGGATGCTGATCGGCTCTGTGCTGTCCATCGACGAAGGCGTGCACACCTACATTCAAACCCAAGTGCGGATGGGCATGATCACGTCCGACCTGATGAAACCGGTCGATTTTATGTTGCACATGATGGCTCGCAACTTCGGGCTGATGGTGACGCGGGTCTGTTTTTTCCTGCTACCGCCTTTGGTCGCCGCCTATTTTTTATTCGACCTGATGTTACCAAGCTTTGTGCAAGCGCTGGCCTTCGTGCTCGCCTTGCTGCAAGCATGGGTGATTCTGTTTTTCTGCAACTTTCTCTTCGGACTCATCTCGTTTAAAACGCTCGATCTGCTCGGCTTCATGTTCACCTATTTCGCACTCGTGCGCTTTGCCTCGGGGCAGATCATCCCGCTATGGATGTATCCGGACGTCTTGCAGCCACTCTTGTACGCGCTGCCGTTTCAGGCGATCTTCTATACCCCGCTTGGCATCTTCAGCGGCGTGTTCACCGCCGATCAAATCTGGCAAAATCTGTTGATCCAAACGGCTTGGATTCTCGGGTTGCTTCTCTGTTCCCGCTTGATCTGGAGCCGAATCCACCGCCATTTGGTCGTACAAGGAGGGTGA
- a CDS encoding glycosyltransferase family 4 protein has protein sequence MTISCIAPGNFPFPPAACTSVEIYLWHLATQLARTEPVLLYGVGESPAQPNAPIQLTTRTFPAIDSKSYRHFLRKDLKQTPTPDLFHIENSIPLLLHIKKIKPRIPLLLNLHSNVLIQNFSAITIRHVFHRVDALVVNSEFLKNDLLDRYPFLQPAKVNVIHPGVDLQQFPSRFSTEGAARRAELRARYHISNDQNIVLTIGRFIPRKGIVQVIDAFRSVLKTHPNSELWIIGGHPHANNNAFHAQVRDKISGLPVRFFGFLPQSSLSDFYVAADLFVCASQLPEAFGLVNLEASAAGIPVLASAKWGLCESVAQNVSGRLVEAYTDPCAIAEEINALLSNKELCQQYGANGRRRVEEQFSWPKTSQAFRSLYSRIMT, from the coding sequence ATGACCATCTCTTGCATTGCGCCAGGCAATTTCCCTTTTCCGCCTGCTGCCTGTACCTCTGTTGAAATCTACCTCTGGCACCTCGCCACTCAACTTGCCCGCACCGAACCGGTTCTGCTTTACGGCGTCGGAGAATCGCCTGCACAACCGAACGCCCCCATACAGCTCACCACCCGCACGTTTCCTGCGATCGACAGCAAGTCCTATCGCCATTTCTTGCGAAAAGATCTGAAGCAGACACCGACACCCGATCTTTTCCATATTGAAAATTCGATCCCACTGCTCCTCCATATCAAAAAAATCAAGCCTCGCATCCCGCTTCTGCTCAATTTGCACTCCAACGTCCTGATCCAAAACTTCTCCGCGATCACGATCCGCCACGTTTTTCATCGCGTGGATGCCCTTGTGGTCAACAGTGAGTTTCTCAAAAACGATCTGCTGGATCGCTACCCGTTCTTGCAACCAGCGAAAGTGAACGTCATCCACCCTGGCGTAGATTTGCAACAGTTTCCATCACGCTTTTCGACCGAAGGGGCAGCACGGCGCGCCGAGCTTCGCGCACGCTACCACATCTCGAACGACCAAAACATCGTGCTCACCATCGGCCGCTTCATCCCGCGCAAAGGCATCGTCCAAGTGATCGACGCGTTTCGAAGCGTCCTCAAGACACACCCCAACAGCGAACTGTGGATCATCGGCGGACATCCGCACGCCAATAACAATGCGTTTCATGCTCAGGTACGTGATAAAATATCCGGGTTGCCTGTGCGCTTCTTTGGCTTTCTCCCCCAGTCCTCGCTGTCCGATTTCTATGTAGCGGCCGACCTGTTCGTATGCGCCTCACAACTCCCTGAAGCGTTCGGCCTCGTCAATCTTGAAGCATCAGCCGCTGGCATCCCTGTCCTCGCCAGTGCCAAGTGGGGTCTTTGTGAATCGGTCGCGCAGAATGTCAGCGGTCGGCTCGTTGAGGCGTACACCGACCCGTGCGCGATTGCTGAAGAGATCAACGCCTTGCTGTCCAACAAAGAACTGTGCCAGCAATACGGAGCAAATGGCCGACGGCGCGTCGAAGAGCAGTTCTCATGGCCCAAAACGAGCCAAGCGTTTCGCTCCCTCTACTCGCGCATCATGACATAA
- a CDS encoding alpha/beta hydrolase: MSLEKQPPGIVERVEIPSRFLGETREIHVYLPHNYSPLYKYPVLYINDGSDYESMGRMISLLNERFQNRQARRFLVVFVPVDKSVRREEYHPAGSKHQAYVRFFADELVPTVEERYAAFPMGPARGILGSSLGATAALHTLLTYPRKFHYLALQSGAFQDASYEGVTAKGRELATVPIYQVVGLQEDRFQSASGKVIDILGQNRKMRDLLQSAGVDVNYAEYDKDHTWGFWQEDLSRVLDHFARHTSF; the protein is encoded by the coding sequence ATGTCGCTCGAGAAGCAACCGCCCGGCATAGTGGAACGCGTGGAGATCCCAAGCCGCTTTTTGGGGGAAACGCGCGAAATCCATGTCTATCTGCCGCACAACTACTCACCGCTCTATAAATATCCGGTGCTCTACATCAACGATGGTTCTGACTACGAGTCGATGGGTCGCATGATCTCGCTGCTCAACGAACGCTTTCAAAACAGACAAGCCAGACGATTTCTCGTCGTTTTCGTCCCGGTTGACAAAAGTGTGCGCAGGGAGGAATATCATCCTGCAGGAAGCAAGCACCAAGCGTATGTCCGCTTCTTTGCTGACGAACTGGTTCCAACTGTCGAAGAACGCTATGCTGCCTTCCCGATGGGACCTGCACGCGGCATCTTAGGCTCGTCGCTCGGTGCGACCGCCGCCTTGCACACGTTGCTCACCTATCCCCGCAAGTTCCATTACCTCGCCTTGCAGTCGGGGGCTTTTCAAGACGCCTCTTACGAAGGGGTCACAGCCAAAGGACGAGAACTCGCCACCGTGCCGATCTATCAGGTCGTCGGTCTTCAGGAAGATCGCTTCCAATCAGCAAGCGGCAAGGTGATCGACATTCTGGGACAAAACCGCAAGATGCGCGACCTGTTGCAAAGTGCCGGTGTCGATGTCAACTACGCCGAGTATGACAAAGACCACACTTGGGGCTTTTGGCAGGAAGACCTGTCGCGCGTGCTCGACCACTTTGCCCGCCATACATCGTTTTAA
- a CDS encoding Rqc2 family fibronectin-binding protein: MAFDGIVLSAVAHELTELLLTGRVDKIYQPLDRDLLLQIRRGGNNYKLLLTANASFPRVHLVQDYKGQNPTEPPMFCMLLRKHCEGGRITRIEQQGNERILHIAIENRDELGDLTERILVVEIMGRHSNVILLDPAENRILDSLVHVNYGTSRHREVLPGRTYIEPPEQGKENPFDISLGHFQALREEHKDLAFDKFLVGSFTGISPLLAKEALFRLHAEVSTPDQEWQTFASIISDCREHNYRPTIVFQEQNPKAFSCIALTHVEGEPHTYATISETIERFYSEKAWRDALRQRSQDLERLLSNELQKNINKITKFETMIEESSEAEQYRIYGELITANLYQIERGMEQVIVQNFYDENMSDLSVPLDPALSANENAQSYFKKYNKVKKSIPILHQQIAETKSEILYLENVLQQLSSATWSDIEEIREELQAESYLKIKQKPLPKGKKPPKKKEVPVKPERYVSSDGIELFVGKNNRQNEFLTMKFAHNTDTWLHTKDIPGSHVIIRAKEVPETTLLEAAQLAAFFSKGRESSQVPVDYTLIKHVWKPNGAKPGFVLYDNQKTLYVTPNALATETLRPS, translated from the coding sequence ATGGCATTTGACGGCATCGTTTTAAGCGCTGTAGCGCACGAACTGACCGAACTGCTTCTGACTGGCCGTGTCGATAAAATCTATCAGCCCCTCGACCGCGATCTGCTCTTGCAAATCCGTCGTGGTGGCAACAATTATAAATTGCTACTCACCGCCAACGCCTCGTTTCCGCGAGTGCATCTGGTGCAGGACTACAAAGGTCAGAACCCGACCGAACCACCCATGTTCTGCATGTTGTTGCGCAAACACTGCGAAGGTGGCCGTATCACGCGCATCGAACAGCAAGGCAATGAGCGCATCCTGCATATCGCCATCGAGAACCGCGATGAACTTGGCGACCTGACCGAACGCATCCTCGTTGTCGAGATCATGGGCCGCCACTCCAACGTCATCCTGCTCGACCCTGCCGAAAACCGCATCCTCGACTCCCTCGTTCACGTCAACTATGGCACTTCCCGCCACCGTGAAGTGCTGCCTGGCCGCACCTATATCGAGCCTCCGGAACAAGGCAAAGAGAACCCATTCGACATCTCGCTCGGCCACTTTCAAGCCCTGCGCGAAGAGCACAAAGACCTCGCCTTTGACAAATTTCTTGTCGGTTCCTTCACCGGTATCTCGCCGTTGCTCGCGAAAGAGGCCCTGTTCCGACTTCACGCCGAAGTGTCAACTCCCGATCAGGAATGGCAAACGTTTGCAAGCATCATCTCCGACTGTCGCGAACACAACTATCGGCCGACCATCGTCTTTCAGGAACAGAATCCCAAAGCGTTCTCCTGCATTGCTCTCACCCATGTCGAAGGCGAACCGCATACCTATGCGACGATCAGCGAAACGATCGAGCGCTTCTACTCTGAGAAGGCATGGCGCGATGCGCTACGCCAGCGCTCGCAAGACTTAGAGCGCCTGCTGTCCAACGAATTGCAGAAGAACATCAACAAAATCACCAAATTTGAAACGATGATCGAAGAATCATCCGAAGCCGAACAGTACCGCATCTACGGCGAACTGATCACTGCCAACCTCTACCAAATCGAGCGAGGCATGGAGCAGGTCATCGTGCAAAACTTTTACGACGAAAACATGAGTGATCTGAGCGTTCCGCTCGATCCAGCCCTGTCGGCAAACGAAAACGCCCAGAGCTATTTCAAAAAATATAACAAGGTCAAAAAATCGATCCCGATCCTCCACCAACAGATCGCCGAAACAAAATCGGAAATTCTGTATCTGGAAAATGTCTTGCAACAGCTCTCCAGCGCTACGTGGAGCGACATCGAAGAGATTCGCGAAGAGCTGCAGGCGGAAAGCTATTTGAAAATCAAGCAAAAGCCACTGCCCAAAGGCAAAAAGCCACCGAAGAAAAAAGAAGTCCCCGTCAAGCCGGAACGCTATGTCTCCTCGGACGGGATCGAGCTTTTCGTCGGCAAGAACAACCGCCAAAACGAATTCCTGACCATGAAGTTCGCCCACAATACTGACACCTGGCTTCATACAAAAGACATCCCGGGCAGTCATGTCATCATCAGAGCCAAAGAGGTGCCGGAAACCACGCTGCTCGAAGCAGCTCAACTCGCCGCTTTCTTCAGCAAAGGCCGCGAATCGAGTCAAGTGCCTGTCGATTACACATTGATCAAACACGTCTGGAAGCCAAACGGTGCCAAGCCTGGCTTTGTGCTGTACGACAATCAGAAGACGCTGTATGTCACACCGAACGCGCTGGCGACCGAGACCTTACGCCCTTCTTGA